CCTCTGCTCGCGGCGGCCCCGCCTCCCCGGCCCCGCGGCCCCGCAGGCTCACCACCCGCCCCGGAGAGAGGGTTAGAGGGTTCTCGAGAGCGCGAGAGGAGGTATACCCTGGGTGCCGGGCGGCCCTCCCGGAGGTGCGGGGTCTTTGGCCCTCCcggcccctgcctggggctccaggACTGCGGCCTCGTCCTCCAAGACGCCTTCttcaggggcaggaaggggcttCGAGCTTCGTCCTGCTGCCTGACCTTCCAGGACCTCACCCGGAGCCTTGACGACTCCTTCCGGCACCTGCCTCCCCAAACGGCCCTTGCGGAGCTGCGTGACAGCCACCTCCCCGCCAGGGTCTGGTGCTCGTTCCCCCCGGCGTCTCTCGCTGGTCTCAGGAGCTGTGGGCGGCGGTCCTGCTGCTCCCGTTCCGTCCGGGAGCTGAATGGGCGCTGCGCCGCCGGCCGGCTGTATAGACAAGCCTGGCATCCTATGAGCAGGCAGGATTTTTTCAACTTTGGGCGGCTTTTGACTTCCTTTATCAGTTTCACTT
This genomic interval from Suricata suricatta isolate VVHF042 unplaced genomic scaffold, meerkat_22Aug2017_6uvM2_HiC HiC_scaffold_20798, whole genome shotgun sequence contains the following:
- the LOC115284781 gene encoding uncharacterized protein LOC115284781 translates to EEEGQSARADPRVASRGHRGLPGPQASRPLEERVPGIGASAKEKARSQPDLTPPERPRQAKKKGSAIKPLEDRKDTKPKTTTPKSQANKEFMKQNIKEKQLQKILRSSETDKGSQKPPKVEKILPAHRMPGLSIQPAGGAAPIQLPDGTGAAGPPPTAPETSERRRGERAPDPGGEVAVTQLRKGRLGRQVPEGVVKAPGEVLEGQAAGRSSKPLPAPEEGVLEDEAAVLEPQAGAGRAKDPAPPGGPPGTQGIPPLALSRTL